ATCGGTATCAATGTTGGGAAAATACAGCTTCATGGAGGCTGTATGAGggatattactttaaaatatgCTTCGTCGATGGTCACTGCTTTCACGTGTTAGATTCTTACTGCCATAATTTCCTTCCTAATTATAAAATTGCAAGACTTTTAGCTATTTTGATGATATTCTGTTCCTATGATTGTACCATAAACTTTAAAACTATAATCTATATACGAATGTATGTCTGTCGGCCTAGCCAGTACGTTTATGGTTATTTCCACAGGCACCAaacagttaaatgactatatataGCAAATAAAGCAAATCAATAGGGAACTAAATCTAGCGTAAAAGGTGGCGCGAGCTATGCCGACTGAAACAAATTGGTTAAATGGGGCAATAATGGCTGTAATTCGCCCTTGTTAGATGTATTACGGAAGCCCACTAATTAAATAGCATTGATATGGTGTGTGTTCAATCTAGGCTAAATAGATATAGTTTGTCCGTAAATAGATAGTATAAAATCTGATTCACATAAGTTATATATCAACGTATGATGTGTctatttgtatttcatatttcataatgctcatttattttgattaacaaAAACGTAAAATTGAAAACTAAAAATATATGTTCATCCACGTATCAAAGCTTGAGTTTTAATggggttttgttttgttacaggCAAAGAGAACCAGTGCGTTTCTGTCCCTCGTGCTTTGTTTTGTGATGTTGACCAGCCCAGTATTGGCTTATCCTAGAAAACGTCCTCCCCCGACAAAACTTAATAACATCACGGAAATCACCGTACCTCGCTGTCGCCCAGTGGACCCACAACATCTGCGATATCGTATGGGTAAACTGTATGACGAGTCGAGGATGGCCATGGATGAAGAGGACGTGAAAAGGAGCACGATGAGAGAACGTTCTATAGAGGACGACGATGATTTCGAGGACGATGATGAGTTCGATGATTCTGTGGACGATTTTGATATGAATATAGATTCAATTTCGAAAACATTGAACGAAGACAGAACGGTTCAAACACAGGACTCGTATATAGATTCTAAAAAATTCATGCGACGGAAAAAACGTCGAGCTATGGTGGAGGATGAGGACGAGGAGGAGGAAGATTTTGACGAAGATGTGACATATTACCAAAGATTAATGCAATTAAATGTAAGACATAAGCGAGCGGGTCCCCGCAGTGGTAGACGGCGGAAACAAAAACTGAAACTGAAAAGGAAGGACCATTTGTCatggaaatgtaaaatgaaaaagataTGGAATAAAACTAAGCCAGGTTATTTCCCAAAGTATTATAACTCGGTGGAATGTTTAACAAAGTTGTGTTATTATAAGTTAAATGAGTGCGTGGAGCAGGGCTACACAATCAACTTGTTTAAGATGGACCCAAACCGGTGTAACCCAGTTCCGACGGTGGGACTAAACACCACATACGAGGAGGTATGGGTGTTTGAAAAACTTCATGTGAACGTTTGGTGTGAATGTGGTAATCCAAGAAACAAGCGGAAGCGGAAAAACCGACGGCGACGGCCTCGAGCTGTGTGATATTTATAGTTATTTACCCGTGACAGAGATGTGTTCTTGCGCATGCGCCAACTGTGATACAATGGTGCCGCAGCCCAACGTGGATTATTATTGGCAGAGATACTTGTTCTGTCGGAAGTTCCACTTGTTGTTACTTAGACAGGCCGATCTGACTCTCCGGCCTGTGGGTGTTAGCCAGAGTCagatatttattatgtatgttATGAAATCCAGCGAGGGGCGGGAGGGGTAAAGTTGTGTAgccagtacatatatataccgcCCGTCAAGACAGGACTTGTGCACGGGCGGTGACGTGATATGGATGCGTGCAATGATTTTCAGACACGGACCCGTGCTAACGTGTTGTGAtatattattgattattataaTATTGCATTTATCGTTGTTATTGGACTAGCTACTGTCGGTTCCGTTGACATTCCGTGTTACTCCGTGGCGACAAACTTTCAAGCAAATAGCATGACAAGTGTGTGTAAGGGAAGGGTAACCTTTCAATGTCCACAGGCATATCGTGCTAACAGTGATGTTTGTGTTCACAGGCATATCGTGCTAACAGTGATGTTTTTATTCACAGGCATATCGTGCTAACAGTGATGTTTGTGTTCACAGGCATATCGTGCTAACAGTGATGTTTGTGTCCACAGGCATATCGTGCTAGCAGTGATGTTTGTGTTCACAGGCATATCGTGCTAGCAGTGATGTTTCTGTTCACACGCATATCGTGCTAACAGTGATGCTTGTGTCCACAGGCATATCGTGCTAGCAGTGATGTTTGTGTTCACAGGCATATCGTGCTAGCAGCGATGTTTGTGTTCACACCCATATCGTGCTAGcagaaatgtttgttttcacACCCATATCGTGTTAGCAGTGAAGTTTGTGTCCACATGCATATCGTGCTAGCGAGAATGTATGTGTCCATATGCACATCGTGATGTACATGTTCACAAACGTATCGTGCTAGCaagaatgtatacatgtgtctaCACACATATCGTGCTAGCAGAGATGTATGTGTTCAATGACGAAGGCAGGTTCGTCTGGTATGTGGTGGTGTTTCCTTTTACCAGGAAATCTAAGGACACAAATAAAATCCAACGCGGAAAGGCAAAATTGTTTTTCCAAAGTTTAACAGCTTCAGTCATTTAAGGAAgatgttttggaaaaaaaacttgAACACTGACGAGACGATACAAATGGCTTCACAAACATTTGTAGTTGATATATTGCCATAGTGTGTAGAAACCTTTCGGGCTCGCAGCAACAGCACGTGTAATGGCTGCTGGTGCGAGGGTGTGTGGTAGAGGTGTGCATGCGTCTGTTAGAGTGAGAGCTACGTTATCGCAATGAATGTGGTATTTGTTATGACTatttaaattattgtaaaatttctACAAAgctaaaatattatataaaaatactgaaaaaaatctacatgtttatcatatttttctttGGGTATTTACAGAGTGTCGAGGCTTCAGCAACTTTACAGTTGAAAAAATTTCAACCTAATGAAACATGGTCAGTATTTGTAGGAGGAAACCTTCAGTAGTATAAGTTGATCCTCTGAAAGCCAAATAACGTTAACAATGCTGAATTTTCATTGCAGTCAAAATACCAAAACTAATAATCGTCCATCCTTTTGTACTAGTGTAGTTTGAAACGACCCTGAAAATCATAAGAGGACTAGATAAAGTATTTGCTAGGACAATACCGCCAAAACAAATTTACCATATTCTATTGTGTAGTAACGTGAAATGCGCAATGagacaaatatgtataaatcaaTTTCTATACTATTGCATATGTATACGCCTATAGTGGTTTTTTTAATATCCGTTTAATGCATAACAAAATGCAATTCTATGAATTACCTCTAATTTTTATAAGATTGCTTAATTATCTCATTTAAATCCAATACATTCAGATACGACTCTGGTTTGAGTTATATCATGGTATTTATCGACTAATCTATTTCTACGAAATATTCCAAAGACAAAACAATACCTTCACCTCTCTGTGCCTTTGAGATTTACTTATAGTTTTACTTAACAGCACATCGCAACGAATTGATTTATTTAGATTAGCTTCGGCTGCACTTATTGGTCATCTGTGATCGAAAGATCAATGAATCATCTTTGTCTGTATAGCTGATCTACAAAGTATACAATCAGAAGTTGTGTTCAGGGAATTAATACAACACACTTTGAGGTTTAAGTATTATTAAATAATGAAACGTTGGTAGACATGCAAGAAAACACGGAACTAAATACAATTAAGGTGAACAAGACAATATGATTTAAATAGAGCGTTTGGAGTTAGAGGTAACACAGACGAAAACAACGAGAAGAAACAGGATCAAACGAAAACgaaaacatttaacaaaatatttcagaGAATTCTTGCATTATTAATCATGGTTGATATATTTATAGGAGATAATACCTGAATACACGATACATATGTGGTAATCTTTAAatcataaatgtaaatattactataCATCTAAACAAGCCGATAAGCCTTCTATTGACTGGTGAGATACATGGATGGACCTAACGCGATTTTACATACTGATGATAACCAATGTTAGACAGAATGAAGATGGTTTTGCAGCTTGTTGATAGGGTGCTTCAAATCTCTTTTAAATTGCCATCAATGGATAAGTGATTACATCACTGGTGTTTTCGTGCAATCACACTTCCGCTAACATCTCACACCCACTTTTGTCATGTTACTTAATATATAAATGACGAACGCTTTTTCTCTGACAATAtctccaaactctttgaaaagaAAACGAGATGAAGTGATTATTGATGA
This portion of the Argopecten irradians isolate NY chromosome 6, Ai_NY, whole genome shotgun sequence genome encodes:
- the LOC138325015 gene encoding uncharacterized protein isoform X2, with the translated sequence MDPRHHVMAKRTSAFLSLVLCFVMLTSPVLAYPRKRPPPTKLNNITEITVPRCRPVDPQHLRYRMGKLYDESRMAMDEEDVKRSTMRERSIEDDDDFEDDDEFDDSVDDFDMNIDSISKTLNEDRTVQTQDSYIDSKKFMRRKKRRAMVEDEDEEEEDFDEDVTYYQRLMQLNVRHKRAGPRSGRRRKQKLKLKRKDHLSWKCKMKKIWNKTKPGYFPKYYNSVECLTKLCYYKLNECVEQGYTINLFKMDPNRCNPVPTVGLNTTYEEVWVFEKLHVNVWCECGNPRNKRKRKNRRRRPRAV
- the LOC138325015 gene encoding uncharacterized protein isoform X1, whose translation is MIPSLPNTSVRSPSYRTNGREMFSSSIVTQAKRTSAFLSLVLCFVMLTSPVLAYPRKRPPPTKLNNITEITVPRCRPVDPQHLRYRMGKLYDESRMAMDEEDVKRSTMRERSIEDDDDFEDDDEFDDSVDDFDMNIDSISKTLNEDRTVQTQDSYIDSKKFMRRKKRRAMVEDEDEEEEDFDEDVTYYQRLMQLNVRHKRAGPRSGRRRKQKLKLKRKDHLSWKCKMKKIWNKTKPGYFPKYYNSVECLTKLCYYKLNECVEQGYTINLFKMDPNRCNPVPTVGLNTTYEEVWVFEKLHVNVWCECGNPRNKRKRKNRRRRPRAV